In Bradyrhizobium sp. CCBAU 051011, the following are encoded in one genomic region:
- a CDS encoding copper resistance protein CopC, translated as MARVLVSLAALLSALCVASAAWAHATLVSSEPTDGSVLAQPPKMVQLHFNEGVTPAVVGLIDAGGKARDVATRAVGQSVLIVLPDDLPQGTQIVSYRVVSQDGHPVAGSLVFSIGAVTGAAPPAKAGPLPVLIWLARIGVYLGLFVGVGGAFFAAWIGQGPGGSTVSRGALAIGLLSAVASLGLQGLDLLNLPLGGIVTSAPWTSAFATSLGPSLLIAIAGMAVAWLSWRSPSILISWVLTTLAIVGVGLSLGASGHAATASPQWLTRPSLFLHGVAAAYWIGALAPLAAMAHRRNDDLPRVLKQFSAIAIVMVGLLVLSGLVLSVVQLGSVGALIETQYGIILSIKLALVILLLGLAALNRFLFTPAVVADYENTRPLLRSILIECVLAVCILAVVAGWRFTPPPRATVAPVAAPLSVHIHTDAAMFQVLVSPGKVGANDFVLQLMTGDAALLPAKEATLILSLPDRGIEPMERRAVLGSDGYWHVRGVALPVPGRWRMQIEALITDFQKITLQDELEVR; from the coding sequence ATGGCGCGCGTGCTTGTTAGCCTTGCCGCGCTGCTGTCCGCTCTCTGCGTTGCGAGCGCCGCGTGGGCCCATGCGACGCTCGTCTCTTCGGAACCGACCGACGGCAGCGTGCTGGCGCAGCCGCCGAAGATGGTGCAGTTGCACTTCAACGAGGGCGTCACGCCGGCCGTAGTCGGCCTGATCGATGCCGGCGGCAAGGCGCGCGACGTCGCCACGCGCGCGGTCGGCCAATCGGTCCTGATCGTTCTGCCCGACGACCTGCCGCAGGGCACGCAGATCGTCAGCTACCGCGTGGTCTCGCAGGACGGCCATCCCGTAGCGGGATCGCTGGTGTTCTCGATCGGCGCGGTGACTGGCGCTGCGCCGCCGGCGAAGGCCGGGCCGCTTCCGGTGTTGATCTGGCTCGCACGGATCGGGGTCTACCTCGGCCTGTTCGTCGGTGTCGGCGGCGCGTTCTTTGCGGCGTGGATCGGACAGGGCCCGGGCGGATCGACGGTCAGCCGCGGCGCGCTTGCCATAGGTCTTCTCAGTGCGGTGGCCTCGCTTGGCCTGCAAGGGCTCGATCTCCTCAACCTGCCGCTTGGCGGCATCGTGACGTCGGCGCCGTGGACGAGCGCGTTCGCGACCTCGCTTGGACCGTCGCTGTTGATTGCGATCGCGGGGATGGCCGTCGCCTGGCTTTCCTGGCGAAGTCCGAGCATCCTGATTTCATGGGTCCTGACCACGCTCGCTATCGTGGGCGTCGGACTGTCGCTGGGGGCGAGCGGACATGCGGCTACGGCATCGCCGCAATGGCTGACACGGCCGTCGCTGTTCCTGCACGGCGTCGCCGCGGCGTACTGGATCGGCGCGCTGGCGCCGCTGGCGGCTATGGCGCATCGGCGTAATGACGATCTGCCGCGCGTGCTCAAGCAGTTCTCGGCCATCGCGATTGTGATGGTCGGGCTGTTGGTGCTGAGCGGACTGGTACTGTCGGTCGTCCAGCTCGGAAGCGTTGGTGCGCTGATCGAGACTCAGTACGGCATCATTCTCTCGATCAAGCTGGCGCTGGTGATCCTGTTGCTTGGCTTGGCGGCCCTGAACCGGTTTCTCTTTACGCCTGCGGTCGTTGCGGACTACGAGAACACCCGCCCGCTACTGCGGTCGATCCTCATCGAATGCGTGCTCGCCGTTTGCATCCTTGCCGTGGTCGCCGGCTGGCGCTTCACGCCGCCGCCGCGCGCAACCGTTGCTCCTGTTGCCGCGCCGCTCTCGGTCCATATCCACACTGATGCAGCAATGTTTCAGGTGCTGGTTTCGCCGGGCAAGGTCGGTGCGAACGACTTCGTGCTGCAATTGATGACGGGCGACGCCGCGCTACTGCCGGCCAAGGAGGCGACGCTGATCCTGAGCTTGCCGGACCGCGGCATCGAGCCGATGGAGCGGCGTGCGGTGCTCGGTTCGGACGGCTACTGGCACGTGCGCGGCGTCGCGTTGCCGGTACCCGGCCGATGGCGGATGCAGATCGAGGCGCTAATCACCGACTTCCAGAAGATCACGCTGCAGGATGAGTTGGAGGTGAGGTGA
- a CDS encoding YcnI family protein, whose translation MLKGALIVVTLAALSAAPALAHVTLERRQAPVGSYYKAVFAVPHGCAGSATVKLRVQVPEGVIGIKPMPKPGWTVETVKGKYATEYEFHGGKISEGVKEVVWSGGKLADDNFDEFVFSSYLTASLKPDTTLYFPVVQECEQGVSRWIDTPAGGNTGNGHDSKTPAPGIKLIAKP comes from the coding sequence ATGTTGAAAGGCGCTTTGATCGTCGTCACGCTGGCAGCGTTATCGGCGGCTCCCGCGTTGGCGCATGTCACGCTCGAAAGACGGCAGGCGCCGGTCGGCTCGTACTACAAGGCGGTGTTCGCCGTGCCGCACGGCTGCGCGGGATCGGCGACCGTCAAGCTGCGGGTGCAGGTTCCGGAAGGGGTGATCGGCATCAAGCCGATGCCCAAGCCGGGCTGGACCGTCGAGACGGTCAAAGGCAAGTACGCCACCGAGTATGAGTTTCACGGCGGGAAAATATCCGAAGGCGTCAAGGAAGTGGTGTGGAGCGGCGGCAAGCTCGCCGACGACAATTTCGATGAGTTCGTCTTTTCCAGCTACCTCACGGCGAGCCTGAAGCCGGATACCACGCTGTATTTCCCTGTGGTGCAGGAATGCGAGCAGGGCGTCAGCCGCTGGATCGATACTCCGGCTGGAGGCAATACAGGTAATGGGCACGACAGCAAGACGCCGGCGCCGGGCATCAAGCTGATTGCGAAGCCGTAA
- a CDS encoding copper chaperone PCu(A)C → MKNIAHTLACCAAMLALVGSSAHAGDATVGDIVITQAWSRATPSGAKVAGGYLTIENKGTAPDRLVGAAGDIAGKLEVHEMAMNNGVMTMRELDKGLPIEPGKTVKLAPGGHHLMLMDLKQPLKEGDKVPVTLQFEKAGKVTLSLDVQSVGAKGPAGAAPSGHDHSGKK, encoded by the coding sequence ATGAAGAACATTGCACACACGCTTGCTTGCTGCGCCGCCATGCTGGCACTGGTCGGATCGTCCGCACACGCGGGCGACGCTACCGTCGGTGACATCGTCATCACGCAGGCCTGGAGCCGCGCGACGCCGAGCGGCGCGAAGGTCGCCGGCGGCTATCTCACCATCGAAAACAAGGGCACGGCGCCGGACCGGCTGGTTGGCGCCGCCGGCGATATTGCCGGCAAGCTCGAAGTTCACGAGATGGCCATGAACAACGGCGTCATGACCATGCGGGAGCTCGACAAGGGGTTGCCGATCGAGCCCGGCAAGACCGTCAAGCTCGCACCGGGCGGCCACCATCTGATGCTGATGGACCTCAAACAGCCGCTCAAGGAGGGCGACAAGGTTCCGGTCACGCTTCAATTCGAGAAGGCGGGCAAGGTGACGCTGTCGCTCGACGTGCAGAGCGTCGGCGCCAAGGGTCCCGCGGGCGCAGCGCCGTCGGGGCACGATCATTCGGGCAAGAAGTAG
- a CDS encoding DUF2946 domain-containing protein, which translates to MRRRLEVFIPIVLLSIMVQLLAPIGAFRAVAHAVSDPLYMATICSGMASSQDASKTNSATPQHGANCCGFCSVSHGGAVAIDPPPLIFVVLQRQYQLITWLEATDHMPPVRVSSHAQARAPPAIPDLT; encoded by the coding sequence ATGCGACGGCGGCTGGAAGTCTTCATTCCGATCGTACTGCTCTCGATCATGGTGCAATTGCTCGCGCCGATCGGAGCGTTTCGCGCCGTCGCCCATGCCGTCTCCGATCCGCTCTATATGGCGACGATCTGTTCCGGCATGGCGTCCTCGCAGGACGCCTCAAAGACAAACTCGGCCACGCCGCAACACGGCGCCAATTGCTGCGGGTTCTGCAGCGTCAGCCACGGCGGCGCCGTTGCGATCGATCCGCCTCCGTTGATCTTTGTCGTCCTGCAGCGGCAGTACCAGCTCATCACATGGCTGGAAGCCACAGATCATATGCCGCCGGTGCGCGTCAGCTCGCACGCGCAGGCGCGCGCGCCACCGGCAATTCCTGACCTCACTTGA
- a CDS encoding TlpA disulfide reductase family protein has protein sequence MKRLLLAVIFLIACLSAAPGAETPSELKPFVRGSWQEILRSHAGRPTLVHFWGVTCGPCKVELPLLGQFMKAHSEVDVVMISADLVPNLAGATRAMLQKSGLASAENWIFSDGFVERLRFEIDPAWQGDIPRTLLIGRDGAVTTIEGSAEIPDLEKWSAQQKAAMR, from the coding sequence ATGAAGCGCCTCCTGCTCGCCGTTATTTTCCTCATTGCCTGTCTGAGCGCCGCGCCGGGAGCGGAGACGCCGTCCGAGCTCAAGCCGTTCGTGCGCGGAAGCTGGCAGGAAATTCTGCGCTCGCACGCCGGGCGTCCGACACTGGTGCATTTCTGGGGCGTCACCTGCGGCCCGTGCAAGGTCGAACTGCCGCTGCTCGGGCAATTCATGAAGGCCCATTCCGAGGTCGACGTCGTGATGATCAGCGCCGATCTCGTCCCGAATTTGGCCGGCGCAACCCGGGCGATGCTGCAGAAGTCGGGGCTCGCGTCGGCGGAAAATTGGATTTTCAGCGACGGCTTTGTCGAACGTCTCCGGTTCGAGATCGACCCAGCCTGGCAGGGCGATATCCCGCGCACGCTGTTGATCGGGCGGGACGGAGCCGTCACCACGATCGAGGGATCGGCGGAAATACCCGACCTCGAAAAATGGTCGGCTCAGCAAAAAGCAGCAATGAGATGA
- a CDS encoding sialidase family protein — MLRMSLLATLAFSLCHTAANAQMSHHHHASEAACEETALRCASKVAPAFAQDGTLWLAFMAGGHISVASSKDEGRSFSTPVQVTREELTLDWGPDARPQIVVEKNGGIALAFSHFRDKAFNGQVLTTRSADGGQNFAESQPITASNESQRFVALGLDADGSVFAAWIDKRNRVPAQQEGKKYEGAGLFFASSKDGGATYSETRLASDNTCECCRIGLAFAGPGRPVVVFRNIFEGGVRDHAIMTFGDPATPGEVRRVSNDEWQIAACPHHGPSLSISSAGTYHATWYTNGKARKGLFYARSQDEGRTFSDPLPLGRADRNPTRPYVLAGPHATTMVWKEFDGEKTAVSAMTSHDEGKSWSKPVTIATTTDTSDHPLLVSNGQKTFLSWMTKADGYRLLPIGDGS; from the coding sequence ATGCTGCGAATGAGCCTGCTCGCGACGCTCGCTTTCTCGCTTTGCCACACGGCGGCGAATGCGCAGATGAGCCATCACCACCATGCCTCGGAAGCGGCATGCGAGGAGACAGCGCTGCGCTGCGCGTCGAAAGTCGCACCGGCCTTTGCGCAAGACGGAACGCTGTGGCTCGCCTTCATGGCGGGCGGCCACATCTCGGTGGCTAGTTCGAAGGATGAAGGGCGCAGCTTTTCAACGCCGGTTCAGGTGACACGCGAAGAGCTCACGCTCGATTGGGGGCCGGACGCGCGCCCCCAGATCGTTGTCGAGAAGAACGGCGGCATTGCGCTGGCGTTTTCGCACTTCAGGGACAAGGCTTTTAATGGCCAGGTGCTGACCACCAGGTCGGCCGATGGCGGCCAAAACTTTGCCGAGTCGCAGCCGATCACAGCGAGTAACGAGAGCCAGCGCTTTGTAGCGCTCGGTCTTGATGCTGATGGTTCGGTGTTTGCGGCCTGGATCGACAAGCGCAACCGGGTGCCTGCGCAACAGGAGGGCAAGAAGTACGAGGGGGCAGGGCTGTTCTTCGCCTCGTCGAAGGACGGTGGCGCGACCTATTCCGAGACGCGGCTGGCAAGCGACAACACCTGCGAATGCTGCCGCATTGGTCTCGCCTTCGCAGGCCCCGGCCGTCCCGTGGTGGTATTCAGGAACATCTTCGAGGGTGGGGTACGGGATCACGCGATCATGACATTTGGCGACCCGGCGACGCCAGGCGAGGTTCGCCGCGTCAGCAACGACGAGTGGCAGATCGCCGCGTGCCCGCATCATGGTCCCAGTCTTTCCATCTCGTCCGCGGGCACTTACCACGCGACCTGGTACACCAATGGCAAGGCCCGCAAGGGGCTGTTCTATGCCCGCTCGCAAGACGAGGGCCGCACATTCTCCGATCCGCTTCCGCTCGGCCGCGCCGACCGCAATCCAACGCGGCCATATGTTCTTGCCGGCCCGCACGCCACCACCATGGTCTGGAAGGAGTTCGACGGTGAGAAGACCGCGGTCAGCGCGATGACCTCGCATGACGAGGGCAAGAGCTGGTCGAAGCCGGTCACGATCGCCACGACGACTGATACCTCCGACCATCCGCTGCTGGTCAGCAACGGACAAAAGACCTTTCTTTCCTGGATGACCAAGGCCGACGGCTATCGCCTTCTGCCGATCGGAGACGGATCATGA
- a CDS encoding TonB-dependent receptor yields the protein MFRYRALAGVSTLALCSVSLAFPSATQAQTASQSLPAVTVHAPRTAAARPTARKPAARSAARTQARQPLAIAPTASSLTAGITPSVARALLYQAPAGQTQTTIDRSQFDNRPAFSVADVLRESPGISVKQGNGPRDIGISIRGSNARNGFGIRNLVIFDDGFPVTQPDGLSRSDLIDPKAYGAIDVIRGPSSALFGNYATGGALNFRTRPGRTIDGVEYGVEGGSFGYLNNYLAAGKKVGNFEYSLFTSDARGDGFIQNSWFNTQTVNFLGTLHATPDDRFTVKFINNNLDTRLPVRLSLNQYYQNPFQQGCEMAGVAGCGTVSLFNNGFNGTRTPLTAIQAGLGREDRRTIVGGRWEHDFDNTTTWRNQFVFDDRNINQPTGTTSAIGDFPSYNYMSDVTKRGEILGMESTTYFGAFYNTLTASSDTRNVMPGGNAKLGLLQSNTWSSTTNYGVRAREELKLAPNLTAIAGIGWETTLLKGINTSYAYNTPNVPTATPRLVSADRQFQNTAPELALLYKLNPEWLLRARVATGYGTPQVGNLFVDSTGASGNNTQLKAQKNLGYDLGFDWTPNSALKFSVTGFYEFFRDELVTQATPAGAPNASFTFNAPKSEHRGVELAADWKFYPGWRFTAAYTYLDQYYTEYTETLRSPGAGGAAFNFNRAGNKIPGVSAHELTARLGYDQMWGPLAGLGAFVEVQWKDAFYMDNANLLKAPGYELVNLNVHYKTDLQSDYFKSLNVYFEVRNVFDRTYVASANNIANTVQATGIPDGAIALAGTTGSIYAGSPRAFMAGMKLAFK from the coding sequence ATGTTTCGTTATCGTGCCCTTGCCGGGGTGAGCACGCTTGCATTGTGCAGCGTCTCGCTGGCGTTTCCCTCGGCAACACAGGCGCAGACGGCCAGTCAAAGCCTGCCGGCCGTGACGGTCCACGCGCCGCGGACCGCCGCGGCCAGGCCTACGGCCCGCAAGCCGGCGGCTCGTTCCGCCGCCAGGACGCAGGCGCGGCAGCCGCTGGCCATCGCGCCAACGGCTTCCTCCCTGACTGCCGGTATCACGCCAAGCGTGGCGCGCGCGCTGCTGTACCAGGCGCCGGCCGGCCAGACCCAGACCACGATCGATCGCAGCCAGTTCGACAACCGGCCGGCATTCTCAGTGGCCGACGTGCTGCGCGAGAGCCCGGGCATTTCGGTGAAGCAGGGCAACGGGCCCCGCGATATCGGCATCTCGATCCGCGGTTCAAATGCCCGCAACGGCTTTGGCATCCGCAATCTCGTGATCTTCGATGACGGTTTTCCGGTCACGCAACCGGACGGGCTTTCCCGCAGCGACCTGATCGATCCCAAGGCCTATGGCGCGATTGACGTCATCCGCGGGCCGTCGTCGGCGCTCTTTGGCAACTATGCCACCGGTGGCGCGCTCAATTTCCGCACCCGGCCGGGCCGTACCATCGACGGGGTCGAATACGGCGTCGAAGGCGGCAGCTTCGGCTATCTCAACAATTACCTCGCCGCAGGCAAGAAGGTCGGCAATTTCGAGTACTCGCTGTTTACGAGCGACGCGCGCGGCGATGGGTTTATCCAGAACAGCTGGTTCAATACCCAGACCGTGAATTTTCTCGGCACCCTGCACGCGACGCCCGACGACCGTTTCACGGTCAAGTTCATCAACAACAATCTCGATACAAGGCTGCCGGTTAGGCTGTCGCTCAATCAATACTACCAAAACCCATTCCAGCAGGGCTGCGAGATGGCCGGCGTCGCCGGCTGCGGAACCGTCTCCCTCTTCAACAACGGCTTCAACGGGACGAGAACGCCGCTCACCGCCATACAGGCCGGCCTCGGCCGCGAGGATCGCCGCACCATCGTCGGCGGACGGTGGGAGCACGATTTCGACAATACGACCACCTGGCGCAACCAGTTCGTGTTCGACGATCGCAACATCAATCAGCCGACGGGAACAACCAGCGCGATCGGTGACTTCCCGTCCTACAATTACATGAGTGACGTGACCAAGCGCGGCGAAATCCTCGGCATGGAATCGACGACGTATTTCGGCGCGTTCTACAACACGCTGACGGCATCGAGCGATACGCGCAACGTGATGCCGGGCGGCAATGCGAAGCTTGGTCTGTTGCAAAGCAATACCTGGAGTTCCACCACGAACTACGGTGTCCGCGCGCGCGAAGAGCTCAAGCTCGCTCCCAATCTGACTGCAATTGCCGGCATCGGATGGGAAACCACGCTTTTGAAGGGGATCAATACATCCTACGCCTACAACACGCCCAACGTCCCGACGGCGACGCCGAGACTAGTGTCCGCCGACAGGCAATTCCAGAACACCGCGCCGGAACTGGCGCTGCTCTACAAGCTGAATCCGGAGTGGCTGCTTCGCGCGCGCGTTGCCACTGGATACGGCACGCCACAGGTCGGCAACCTCTTCGTCGATTCCACGGGCGCCAGCGGCAACAACACGCAACTGAAAGCGCAAAAGAACCTTGGCTATGATCTCGGCTTCGACTGGACGCCGAACAGCGCGCTGAAGTTCAGCGTGACCGGCTTCTACGAGTTCTTCAGGGACGAACTCGTGACTCAGGCAACGCCTGCTGGTGCACCCAATGCAAGCTTCACCTTCAACGCGCCCAAGTCGGAGCATCGCGGGGTGGAGTTGGCCGCTGACTGGAAGTTCTATCCCGGCTGGCGTTTCACGGCGGCGTATACCTATCTCGATCAATACTACACTGAATATACGGAAACTCTCAGGAGCCCCGGCGCAGGTGGAGCGGCCTTCAACTTCAATCGCGCGGGCAACAAGATTCCCGGCGTATCAGCGCACGAGCTGACGGCGCGGCTTGGCTATGACCAAATGTGGGGCCCCTTGGCAGGCCTTGGTGCGTTTGTCGAAGTGCAGTGGAAAGACGCGTTCTATATGGACAACGCCAATCTGCTGAAGGCGCCCGGTTACGAATTGGTCAATCTCAACGTGCACTACAAGACGGACCTCCAGTCCGACTACTTCAAGTCACTGAATGTCTACTTTGAAGTTAGAAACGTGTTCGACCGCACGTATGTAGCTTCGGCCAACAATATCGCGAATACGGTGCAAGCAACGGGCATTCCGGACGGTGCGATCGCATTGGCAGGTACGACCGGCTCGATCTACGCGGGATCGCCGCGCGCGTTCATGGCCGGAATGAAACTGGCGTTCAAATGA
- a CDS encoding DUF2946 domain-containing protein, which translates to MRRRLKNFLPIVLIALLVQIFAPVGACWAASIAASDPLTGAVICHGNGAPGAGQSDQANHRAHDGCCSVCSVLQTGAPIDTPEIADIVTVDRQPERVVWIEFTPDRFASRAGSHAQARAPPSVS; encoded by the coding sequence ATGCGTCGGCGGCTGAAGAATTTTCTGCCAATAGTCCTGATTGCGCTACTGGTGCAGATTTTTGCACCGGTCGGCGCATGCTGGGCGGCCAGCATCGCGGCCTCCGATCCGCTCACCGGCGCCGTGATCTGCCATGGCAATGGTGCGCCCGGTGCCGGGCAGTCCGATCAGGCCAATCACCGCGCCCACGACGGATGCTGTTCGGTCTGCAGTGTGCTGCAGACCGGCGCCCCGATCGACACGCCAGAGATTGCCGACATCGTTACTGTCGATCGCCAGCCCGAGCGCGTGGTCTGGATCGAATTCACGCCTGACCGGTTCGCCTCCCGCGCCGGCTCGCACGCGCAGGCGCGCGCGCCACCCTCCGTTTCCTGA
- a CDS encoding globin, whose product MILSPNRAHFGGSCAGTSRELFVAFFGIVAQTLREVIGPEWSDDIDAAWRTLLGDIESLVAAQ is encoded by the coding sequence ATGATCTTGTCGCCAAACCGTGCACACTTTGGCGGATCATGCGCTGGCACGTCCCGCGAATTGTTCGTCGCGTTCTTCGGCATCGTCGCGCAGACGCTGCGTGAGGTCATCGGGCCGGAATGGTCTGATGACATCGACGCGGCGTGGCGGACATTGCTCGGCGACATCGAAAGTCTCGTTGCAGCGCAGTGA
- a CDS encoding sugar ABC transporter substrate-binding protein — MSGTDKSATTRRDLLQAAGAAGAATALLGGLGINPALAAATRSEKPLKAAFSNAGLQATWCAQGKQAAEWWGKLFNVEVTWFDGQLDAVKQRAAIDNMASQKWDFVAIQAFGIGTLTQPVQKMIDAGIPVIDMDTLIAPLDQIKVHSFLAPDNEFMGASVTQALCNAMGGKGKIIMTQGALGHTGAQGRAKGFESVVKQFPNIEVLDTQPADWDVSKTARLWETYLTKHPQIDAAFFHNDDMALAAYNIMKARNRTNILIGGVDAMPPAIQAVSEGRMFATVRNPSCRIHGGAIVAGVAAVTGGEKSGQGIPKHVITDGPVVTKANAAGMQWMEDHFLI; from the coding sequence ATGTCCGGAACTGACAAATCCGCAACGACCAGACGCGATCTTCTTCAGGCGGCCGGCGCGGCTGGCGCAGCGACCGCCCTGCTCGGGGGGCTGGGCATAAACCCGGCGCTGGCGGCAGCCACACGCTCGGAGAAACCGCTGAAGGCGGCGTTCTCCAACGCCGGCCTGCAGGCGACCTGGTGCGCCCAGGGCAAGCAGGCGGCGGAATGGTGGGGCAAGCTGTTCAACGTCGAGGTCACCTGGTTCGACGGCCAGCTCGACGCCGTCAAGCAGCGCGCCGCGATCGACAATATGGCCTCGCAGAAATGGGATTTTGTCGCCATCCAGGCATTCGGCATCGGCACGCTGACCCAGCCGGTGCAGAAGATGATCGACGCCGGCATTCCCGTGATCGACATGGACACGCTGATCGCGCCGCTCGACCAGATCAAGGTGCATTCGTTCCTGGCGCCCGACAATGAATTCATGGGCGCGTCGGTAACCCAGGCGCTCTGCAACGCCATGGGCGGCAAGGGCAAGATCATCATGACGCAAGGCGCGCTCGGCCATACCGGCGCACAGGGCCGCGCCAAGGGTTTTGAGTCCGTCGTCAAGCAGTTCCCGAACATCGAGGTGCTCGACACCCAGCCCGCCGATTGGGACGTCTCGAAGACAGCTCGGCTATGGGAGACCTACCTGACGAAGCACCCGCAGATCGACGCGGCCTTCTTCCACAATGACGACATGGCGCTGGCCGCCTACAACATCATGAAGGCGCGCAACCGCACCAACATCCTGATCGGCGGCGTCGACGCCATGCCGCCGGCGATCCAGGCGGTGAGCGAAGGCCGTATGTTCGCGACCGTGCGCAATCCCTCCTGCCGTATCCATGGCGGCGCCATCGTCGCCGGTGTCGCCGCGGTGACTGGAGGCGAGAAGAGCGGACAGGGCATTCCGAAGCACGTCATCACGGACGGACCGGTCGTGACCAAGGCCAACGCCGCCGGCATGCAATGGATGGAGGACCACTTCCTGATCTGA
- a CDS encoding sugar ABC transporter ATP-binding protein: MPAGQQPILELQEITKAFGGVEALRGVDFALTAGEIHGLVGENGAGKSTLMKIIAGVHADFSGRFILDGKETRFRSVRDAHAAGIAMVHQELSVAPDLSVAENVFLGNQPTNRLGFVQWRRMAREAGEQLKRFGIDVDPMSRLGDLPIGLQQLIEIARVLFSGARIIILDEPTSALSPPEVERLFATLKRLRDEGTSIVFISHFIEDILRVSDVVTVFRNGRKVAETRAAQTSKSALIEAMIGKGREALEETYTHDIMLPPAAERPVVLNANGLSLSRSLRDVSFDVRAGEVLGIYGFMGCGQLELARILFGKLRPDQGSLTVAGDQKSFRSTADARRAGIAFVPESRRDMLFHQEPVYKNISISVLDRISSLLLKPSREREIATRQVDQLRIRPAAVELDLGMLSGGNQQKVALAKWLSYPPRLLVLCEPTRGMDVGAKDDVIHIVRDLRAKGLAVIVLSTEPETVLSLADRVIVLKRGAVVREFSNERISKDRLLEAA, encoded by the coding sequence ATGCCCGCGGGACAACAGCCCATCCTCGAACTGCAAGAGATCACGAAGGCCTTCGGCGGCGTCGAAGCCCTTCGTGGTGTCGATTTCGCGCTGACCGCCGGCGAGATCCACGGTCTCGTCGGCGAGAACGGTGCAGGCAAAAGCACGCTGATGAAGATCATCGCCGGCGTGCATGCGGATTTTTCCGGCCGCTTCATCCTGGACGGAAAGGAAACCCGATTCCGGTCGGTGCGCGACGCCCATGCTGCGGGTATCGCCATGGTGCATCAGGAACTCAGCGTGGCGCCCGACCTGTCGGTGGCCGAGAACGTCTTTCTCGGCAACCAGCCGACCAACCGCCTCGGCTTCGTGCAATGGCGGCGCATGGCGCGCGAAGCCGGCGAGCAACTCAAGCGGTTCGGCATCGACGTCGACCCGATGTCACGGCTCGGCGACCTGCCGATCGGGTTGCAGCAACTGATCGAGATCGCCCGCGTGCTGTTCTCGGGCGCGCGCATCATCATCCTGGACGAACCGACCTCGGCGCTATCGCCGCCGGAAGTGGAGCGGCTGTTCGCGACGCTGAAGCGGTTGCGGGACGAAGGCACCAGCATCGTCTTCATTTCGCATTTCATCGAGGACATCTTGCGCGTCTCCGATGTCGTGACCGTGTTCCGCAACGGCAGGAAGGTCGCGGAAACCAGGGCCGCCCAGACCAGCAAGTCCGCCCTGATCGAGGCGATGATCGGCAAGGGCCGCGAGGCGCTGGAGGAGACCTATACGCACGACATTATGCTGCCGCCGGCCGCCGAAAGGCCGGTCGTGCTGAACGCGAACGGGCTCTCGCTCTCCCGCAGCCTGCGCGATGTTTCGTTCGACGTCCGCGCCGGCGAAGTGCTCGGCATCTACGGTTTTATGGGATGCGGCCAGCTCGAACTGGCGCGAATCCTGTTCGGCAAACTCAGACCCGATCAGGGCTCGCTGACGGTGGCAGGCGACCAAAAGAGCTTTCGCAGCACGGCCGATGCGCGGCGCGCCGGGATCGCCTTCGTGCCCGAGAGCCGGCGCGACATGCTGTTCCACCAGGAGCCGGTCTACAAGAATATCTCGATCAGCGTCCTCGACCGGATTTCATCCCTGCTGCTCAAGCCGTCGCGTGAGCGCGAGATCGCCACGCGGCAGGTCGACCAGTTGCGGATCCGCCCGGCGGCGGTGGAGCTCGATCTCGGCATGCTGTCCGGCGGCAATCAGCAGAAGGTGGCGCTGGCGAAATGGCTGAGCTACCCGCCGCGGCTGCTCGTGCTGTGCGAGCCGACCCGCGGCATGGACGTCGGCGCCAAGGACGACGTCATCCACATCGTCAGGGATCTGCGCGCCAAAGGGCTCGCCGTCATCGTGCTATCCACCGAGCCGGAGACGGTGCTGTCGCTCGCCGACCGCGTCATCGTGCTCAAGCGCGGCGCGGTGGTGCGGGAGTTTTCCAACGAACGGATCAGCAAGGACCGCCTGCTCGAGGCGGCATGA